Proteins from a genomic interval of Synechococcus sp. A15-28:
- the tyrS gene encoding tyrosine--tRNA ligase, with protein MPESTPSLPDWLSRGMADLFPAGDPSDADQALAARLVQAEKEGRPLRVKLGIDPTGSNIHLGHSILFRKLRAFQDAGHTAVLIIGDFTARIGDPTGKSATRVQLSKEDVAANASTYLRQLGQDQSKETALLDFETPGRLEVRYNSEWLEGMDLPAVIGLLGTGTVGQMLAKDDFSKRYGSGTPIALHEFLYPLLQGYDSVAVNADVELGGTDQKFNVAMGRDLQRHFDKGTQFGLLLPILVGLDGVQKMSKSLGNVVGLEEDPLSMYSKLEKVGDGAINDYVTLLTDLDLSALPENPREKQKAMALAVTASRHGIEAAEKAQADAASLVGGAGDAAAEVPEASLAEVNFPAKAFYLLSAVGICASSSEARRQIKGGAARLEGEKITDPNQEFASAAELEGKVLQLGKKTFRRLVA; from the coding sequence ATGCCGGAGTCCACCCCGTCGTTGCCGGATTGGCTGTCCCGGGGCATGGCCGACCTGTTTCCGGCCGGGGATCCCAGCGATGCGGATCAGGCTCTGGCCGCACGCCTGGTGCAGGCAGAGAAAGAGGGCCGGCCGCTGCGGGTGAAGCTGGGCATCGACCCCACCGGCAGCAACATTCACCTGGGCCACAGCATCCTGTTCCGCAAGCTGCGAGCCTTTCAGGACGCGGGTCACACAGCGGTGCTGATCATCGGCGATTTCACCGCGCGGATCGGGGATCCCACCGGCAAGAGCGCCACGCGGGTGCAGCTGAGCAAGGAGGACGTGGCCGCCAACGCCTCCACTTACCTGCGTCAGCTGGGGCAAGACCAATCGAAAGAGACGGCGCTGCTGGATTTCGAAACCCCCGGCCGCCTTGAGGTGCGATACAACTCTGAGTGGCTGGAGGGGATGGACCTGCCGGCGGTGATCGGCCTGCTGGGCACCGGCACGGTGGGCCAGATGCTGGCCAAGGACGACTTCTCCAAGCGCTATGGAAGCGGCACCCCGATTGCCCTGCATGAATTCCTCTACCCGCTGCTGCAGGGCTACGACTCGGTGGCGGTGAACGCCGATGTGGAGCTGGGGGGCACCGATCAGAAGTTCAACGTGGCCATGGGCCGCGACCTGCAGCGCCATTTCGACAAGGGCACCCAGTTCGGCCTGCTGCTCCCGATCCTGGTGGGTCTGGATGGGGTGCAGAAGATGAGCAAGAGCCTCGGCAACGTGGTGGGGCTGGAGGAGGATCCGCTCTCGATGTACTCCAAGCTGGAGAAGGTCGGCGATGGGGCGATCAACGACTACGTCACGTTGCTGACGGATCTCGATCTGTCGGCGTTGCCGGAGAACCCTCGCGAAAAGCAGAAGGCGATGGCCCTGGCGGTGACCGCCAGCCGCCATGGGATAGAGGCGGCCGAGAAGGCCCAGGCCGATGCCGCCAGCCTGGTGGGCGGTGCCGGTGATGCGGCGGCGGAGGTGCCGGAGGCGTCGCTGGCGGAGGTGAACTTCCCGGCCAAGGCCTTTTATCTGCTCAGTGCCGTGGGCATCTGCGCCAGCAGCAGCGAGGCCCGCCGCCAGATCAAGGGTGGTGCGGCGCGGCTGGAGGGAGAGAAGATCACCGATCCCAACCAGGAGTTCGCCTCGGCGGCGGAGCTGGAGGGCAAGGTGCTGCAGCTGGGCAAGAAGACCTTCCGGCGCTTGGTGGCCTGA
- a CDS encoding DUF3086 domain-containing protein: MESTAADAMPDDTALTPQASDTEPSPSADNPVMELALKDLQQRRDALEAEIAEMTSRKQQLEAELKTSFAGQSDAIARRVKGFQEYLGGALQGLVQSVESLELVVQPMVVQPSPLDQAASNAAAPASTDESSPAPAVADTFRPDETLIRDSLQRFLQQPDVYADPWNLRRSVDAKDIALLEDWFFNQGGRGAQPSRGTRPRNILASAALIAIIGELYGDQFQCLVLAGGPERLGEWRRGLQDALGLGREDFGPSSGIVLFERPEALVERADRLEERGEVPLILIDAAERSIDIPVLQFPLWLAFAAGPGERLDDDDLL; encoded by the coding sequence ATGGAGAGCACGGCCGCTGACGCAATGCCCGACGACACCGCCCTGACCCCGCAGGCATCCGACACCGAGCCGTCACCCAGCGCAGACAACCCGGTGATGGAGCTGGCGCTGAAGGATCTGCAGCAGCGCCGCGATGCCCTGGAGGCGGAGATCGCCGAGATGACCAGCCGCAAGCAACAGCTGGAGGCCGAACTGAAAACCAGCTTTGCCGGCCAATCCGATGCCATCGCCCGCCGGGTAAAGGGCTTCCAGGAGTACCTGGGCGGCGCCCTGCAGGGCCTGGTGCAGAGCGTGGAAAGCCTGGAACTGGTGGTGCAGCCGATGGTGGTGCAACCCTCACCGCTGGATCAGGCCGCCAGCAACGCAGCGGCACCGGCGAGCACCGATGAGAGCAGCCCAGCACCGGCGGTGGCCGACACCTTCCGCCCCGACGAAACGCTGATCCGCGATTCGCTGCAGCGCTTCCTCCAACAGCCGGACGTCTACGCCGACCCCTGGAACCTGCGTCGTAGCGTCGATGCCAAGGACATCGCCCTATTGGAGGACTGGTTCTTCAACCAAGGGGGCCGTGGGGCCCAGCCCAGCCGCGGCACCCGGCCCCGCAACATCCTGGCCAGCGCGGCGCTGATCGCGATCATCGGCGAGCTCTACGGCGATCAGTTCCAGTGCCTAGTGCTGGCCGGCGGCCCGGAACGGCTCGGCGAATGGCGACGGGGCCTGCAGGATGCCCTGGGCCTGGGCCGGGAAGACTTCGGCCCCAGCAGCGGCATCGTGCTGTTCGAACGGCCAGAAGCCCTGGTGGAACGGGCCGACCGGCTGGAGGAACGGGGCGAAGTGCCGCTGATCCTGATCGATGCCGCCGAGCGCAGCATCGACATCCCCGTGCTGCAGTTCCCGCTCTGGCTGGCCTTCGCGGCTGGTCCGGGCGAACGCCTCGACGACGATGATCTGCTGTAG
- a CDS encoding DUF1825 family protein translates to MAFFDSDIVQDEAKRLFGDYQQLMQLGSEYGKFDREGKKKFIETMEELMGRYRVFMKRFELSEDFQAKLTVEQLRTQLGQFGITPEQMFEQMNATLERMKAQIELPPSGT, encoded by the coding sequence ATGGCATTTTTCGATTCCGACATCGTTCAGGACGAAGCCAAGCGCCTGTTCGGTGACTATCAGCAGCTGATGCAGCTGGGCAGTGAATACGGCAAGTTCGACCGGGAGGGCAAGAAGAAGTTCATCGAGACGATGGAGGAGCTGATGGGTCGCTACCGGGTGTTCATGAAACGCTTCGAGCTGTCGGAGGACTTCCAGGCCAAGCTCACCGTTGAGCAGCTGCGAACGCAGCTGGGGCAGTTCGGCATCACCCCGGAGCAGATGTTTGAGCAGATGAACGCCACCCTGGAGCGGATGAAGGCCCAGATCGAGCTGCCGCCTTCAGGCACCTGA
- a CDS encoding type II toxin-antitoxin system prevent-host-death family antitoxin, which produces MDQVVMKQVNMHEAKTHLSRLVDEAAAGQSFVICKAGKPMVRVTPLNQSDEAAPVRSRLGMLRGQLSVPDDFDRMGQEEIADLFEGIGER; this is translated from the coding sequence GTGGATCAGGTTGTGATGAAGCAGGTCAACATGCATGAGGCCAAAACCCATTTATCGCGCTTGGTGGATGAGGCGGCAGCCGGTCAGTCGTTTGTGATCTGCAAGGCCGGTAAGCCGATGGTGCGCGTCACACCACTGAACCAGTCCGACGAAGCGGCCCCTGTTCGTTCACGGTTGGGAATGTTGAGGGGGCAGTTGTCTGTGCCGGACGACTTCGATCGCATGGGCCAGGAGGAGATTGCCGATTTGTTTGAAGGGATCGGCGAGCGCTGA
- a CDS encoding ABC transporter permease: MTSPRWLKRLGASLLIGGQTVTATLRGRINTVDLQDQLMEAGPASVLIVLIIAIAAGSVFNIQVAAELTRQGAGSTVGGILAVGLAREIAPLLTSCLLAGKVATAYAAQLGTMKVTEQIDAITMLRTDPVEYLVVPRVIAMVVMAPVQCFFFFLMAVWSGQITSTALYNIPPAVFWTSVRTWMDPLDLPFMLVKALVFGLIIAVVACGWGLTTKGGPKEVGTSTTGAVVMILILVSMMDVVLTQVLFGA; this comes from the coding sequence ATGACCTCTCCCCGCTGGCTGAAACGACTGGGCGCCAGCCTGTTGATCGGTGGCCAGACCGTGACAGCCACACTGCGGGGCCGAATCAACACCGTGGACCTGCAGGACCAGTTGATGGAGGCCGGCCCGGCCAGCGTTCTGATCGTGCTGATCATCGCGATCGCCGCCGGCTCGGTGTTCAACATCCAGGTGGCCGCTGAACTCACCCGCCAGGGGGCGGGCTCCACCGTGGGCGGCATCCTGGCGGTCGGCCTGGCCCGGGAGATCGCACCGCTGCTCACCTCCTGCCTGCTGGCGGGCAAGGTAGCCACTGCCTATGCCGCGCAGCTGGGCACGATGAAGGTGACCGAACAGATCGATGCGATCACGATGCTGCGCACCGATCCGGTGGAGTACCTGGTGGTGCCGCGCGTGATCGCGATGGTGGTGATGGCGCCGGTGCAGTGCTTCTTCTTCTTCCTGATGGCGGTGTGGAGTGGCCAGATCACCAGCACGGCGCTTTATAACATTCCGCCGGCGGTGTTCTGGACCTCCGTGCGCACCTGGATGGATCCTTTGGACCTGCCCTTCATGCTGGTGAAAGCCCTGGTCTTCGGGCTGATCATCGCGGTGGTGGCCTGCGGCTGGGGCCTCACCACCAAGGGCGGACCCAAGGAGGTGGGCACCAGCACCACCGGAGCGGTCGTCATGATCCTGATTCTTGTGTCAATGATGGACGTCGTTCTCACCCAGGTGCTGTTCGGCGCATGA
- the plsY gene encoding glycerol-3-phosphate 1-O-acyltransferase PlsY, with amino-acid sequence MILTALLLLAIGYLLGSTPSGYLAGRWLKGIDLRTCGSGSTGATNVLRNVGKGPALVVFLLDVGKGALAVLLAKSFGLNDWLQVLAGLAALAGHIWPVWLGWKGGKAVATGLGMFLGLAWPVGLACFGLFMAVISIFRIVSLSSVVAAIGLPVLMLLSGGSSAYVVVSLVASLMVLWRHRSNIERLIAGTEPRIGQKS; translated from the coding sequence GTGATCCTCACCGCCCTGCTGCTCCTGGCCATCGGCTACCTGCTGGGGTCGACCCCCAGCGGCTATCTCGCCGGCCGCTGGCTCAAGGGCATCGACCTGCGCACCTGCGGCTCCGGCAGCACCGGCGCCACCAACGTGCTGCGCAATGTGGGCAAAGGCCCTGCACTGGTGGTGTTTCTGCTGGATGTGGGCAAAGGCGCCCTGGCGGTGCTGCTGGCGAAAAGTTTTGGACTGAATGACTGGCTTCAGGTGCTGGCGGGCCTGGCGGCGTTGGCCGGTCACATCTGGCCGGTGTGGCTGGGCTGGAAGGGCGGCAAAGCGGTGGCCACCGGCCTGGGCATGTTCCTGGGACTGGCCTGGCCGGTGGGGCTGGCCTGCTTTGGCCTATTCATGGCCGTGATCTCGATCTTCCGGATCGTGTCGCTCTCCAGCGTGGTGGCCGCCATCGGATTGCCTGTGCTGATGTTGCTCTCCGGCGGCAGCAGCGCCTATGTGGTGGTGTCGCTTGTGGCCAGCCTGATGGTGCTCTGGCGCCATCGCAGCAACATCGAGCGGTTGATTGCGGGGACTGAACCCAGGATCGGGCAGAAGTCTTGA
- a CDS encoding type II toxin-antitoxin system VapC family toxin codes for MDTHLLLWAVDQPERLDAALIQMLEDPLNTPVFSVVSLWELVIKRGLDRPDFQVEPSLIRHALLEGGWRELPVEAHHAFAVGQLPALHRDPFDRLLLAQAQADGLLLITADQLLAQNPGPVRRMD; via the coding sequence TTGGACACCCACCTTCTTCTGTGGGCCGTGGATCAGCCTGAACGCTTGGATGCAGCGCTGATTCAGATGCTTGAAGACCCGTTAAACACCCCGGTGTTCAGCGTGGTGAGCCTCTGGGAACTGGTGATCAAACGGGGCCTGGATCGGCCTGACTTTCAGGTGGAGCCCTCTTTGATCCGCCATGCCCTATTGGAGGGTGGTTGGCGCGAGTTGCCTGTGGAGGCCCACCATGCATTTGCCGTGGGGCAGTTGCCGGCGCTGCATCGAGATCCCTTCGATCGCTTGTTGCTGGCCCAGGCACAAGCCGATGGCCTGTTGCTGATCACCGCGGATCAGCTGCTTGCGCAAAACCCAGGCCCTGTGCGCCGGATGGACTGA
- a CDS encoding DUF3119 family protein, which produces MSSTPESVTLKPDVRLPLLVVAFGLALLPLPLSPWPTVVVVLFGVFLLIQTASLRLEFEEKALIVWQNSRELRRFPYGQWLTWRLFAPWLPGLLYFRETQSIHFLPILFSPKQLREQLELRVGALEVPASNAD; this is translated from the coding sequence ATGAGCTCAACTCCTGAAAGCGTCACGCTGAAACCTGACGTGCGGCTGCCGCTGCTGGTGGTGGCCTTCGGGCTGGCCTTGTTGCCACTGCCGCTCTCGCCCTGGCCGACGGTGGTGGTGGTGCTGTTCGGTGTGTTTCTGCTGATCCAGACGGCCAGCCTGCGGCTGGAATTCGAAGAGAAGGCCCTGATCGTGTGGCAGAACAGCCGTGAGCTGCGCCGCTTCCCCTACGGCCAATGGCTCACCTGGCGCCTGTTCGCCCCCTGGCTACCGGGGCTGCTCTATTTCCGCGAGACCCAGAGCATTCACTTCCTGCCGATCCTGTTCAGCCCCAAGCAGCTGCGGGAGCAGCTGGAGCTGCGGGTGGGAGCCCTGGAGGTGCCGGCCAGCAACGCTGATTGA
- a CDS encoding response regulator transcription factor, with product MRETLQRSRSELRRRRCLIASADRVLITSVVALFDTIGPLVGVTTSEADALSCLEHTPADLLICSDLLESGDGSSLVQQARALQPQLICLMLIQRPLRSTIEAATAAGCQGLCSRDLVGKGHLLKALQAIDSDAIYIDPVIAGVLRHSRLSPSGRRLNPGLTLREEDVLRGICRGFSNQEIADQLNLSIDTVKHSVTAVLCKLDARDRSQAMLIAFRNDLVDLPARLPRWTP from the coding sequence ATGCGTGAAACGCTGCAGCGCAGCCGTTCCGAGCTCAGACGCCGGCGCTGCCTGATCGCCAGCGCCGACCGGGTGCTGATCACCAGCGTCGTGGCCCTGTTCGACACCATCGGTCCGCTGGTCGGGGTCACCACCAGCGAAGCCGACGCCCTCTCCTGCCTGGAGCACACCCCAGCGGATCTGTTGATCTGCAGTGATCTGCTGGAGAGCGGTGATGGTTCCTCTCTGGTGCAGCAGGCCCGAGCCCTGCAACCGCAGCTGATCTGCTTGATGCTGATCCAGCGGCCACTGCGCAGCACGATCGAAGCCGCCACAGCCGCCGGCTGCCAAGGGCTCTGCAGCCGCGATCTGGTGGGCAAAGGCCATCTGCTCAAGGCGCTGCAGGCCATCGACAGCGACGCCATCTACATTGACCCGGTGATCGCAGGCGTGCTGCGCCACAGCCGGCTCAGCCCCAGTGGCCGCCGCCTCAACCCGGGTCTGACCCTGCGGGAGGAGGACGTGCTGCGCGGCATCTGCCGCGGCTTCAGCAACCAGGAGATCGCCGACCAACTCAACCTTTCCATCGACACCGTGAAGCACAGCGTCACCGCCGTGCTGTGCAAACTCGACGCCCGCGATCGCAGCCAGGCCATGCTGATCGCCTTCCGCAATGATCTGGTGGACCTGCCGGCCCGTCTGCCCCGCTGGACCCCATGA
- a CDS encoding HEPN domain-containing protein, translating to MTPRIDAWMRQANSDWAVAELTAQQGFHSQACYHYGQAAEKALKALLISLDALPPYSHALDRLVDNLESAGLDVQPLREIRLKALSRMNSETRYPSDSEAPADRFDEQDSNEARNVAEQVLAFAKNTIKA from the coding sequence ATGACACCACGCATTGATGCCTGGATGCGGCAGGCCAACAGCGATTGGGCCGTCGCAGAACTCACCGCCCAACAAGGTTTTCACAGTCAGGCCTGTTACCACTACGGCCAGGCAGCGGAGAAGGCACTGAAGGCCCTGTTGATTTCCCTGGACGCCCTGCCGCCCTACAGCCATGCTCTGGATCGCCTGGTCGACAACCTCGAATCAGCGGGGCTGGATGTGCAACCGCTGCGTGAGATACGGCTCAAAGCCCTCAGCCGAATGAACAGCGAAACCCGCTACCCAAGCGACAGCGAAGCACCGGCCGATCGCTTCGATGAGCAGGACAGTAACGAGGCGCGCAACGTTGCGGAGCAGGTGCTGGCGTTCGCCAAGAACACGATCAAAGCCTAA
- the pyrF gene encoding orotidine-5'-phosphate decarboxylase: protein MACFDPADRIIVALDGMAPEQALRFAAQVDGLRWVKVGLELFVQAGPEVVALLREQGLRVFLDLKFHDIPATMAGACRRAAALGAELITVHACSGSEALQAAQAAAVEGAQTAGLDAPTLLAVTVLTSWQEQRLQRELAITQGIAERVPALAQLSATAGIGGCVCSPLEASALRAQHPEPFALVTPGIRPKGTAIGDQARVMGPAEALAAGASQLVIGRPISKADDPSAAFAACCAELIG from the coding sequence ATGGCCTGTTTCGATCCCGCCGATCGGATCATCGTGGCCCTCGATGGCATGGCGCCCGAGCAGGCGCTGAGGTTTGCGGCTCAGGTGGATGGACTGCGCTGGGTGAAGGTGGGTCTGGAGCTGTTCGTGCAGGCCGGCCCAGAGGTGGTGGCCCTGCTGCGGGAGCAGGGGTTGCGGGTGTTCCTGGATCTCAAATTTCACGACATCCCCGCCACCATGGCGGGGGCCTGCCGGCGGGCGGCGGCGTTGGGGGCGGAGCTGATCACGGTGCATGCCTGCTCCGGCAGCGAAGCGCTGCAGGCGGCTCAGGCCGCGGCTGTTGAGGGAGCCCAAACAGCAGGTCTCGATGCCCCAACGCTGCTGGCGGTGACGGTGCTCACCAGTTGGCAGGAGCAGCGGCTGCAACGGGAACTCGCCATCACGCAGGGCATCGCCGAACGGGTGCCGGCGTTGGCGCAGTTGTCGGCGACCGCCGGCATCGGCGGTTGTGTTTGCTCACCCTTGGAAGCCTCGGCGCTGCGGGCCCAGCACCCCGAACCGTTTGCACTTGTTACGCCAGGCATTCGCCCCAAAGGGACTGCGATTGGTGATCAGGCCCGGGTGATGGGGCCGGCGGAGGCGCTCGCAGCAGGAGCCAGCCAGCTGGTGATCGGCCGGCCGATCAGCAAGGCTGACGATCCAAGCGCCGCGTTTGCCGCCTGCTGCGCTGAGCTCATTGGCTGA
- a CDS encoding type II secretion system protein GspK, with the protein MPRRHWLDPLARRVLQAAGQLPTAPAATPPPAAPLAWTIEVNRASREQWLQLPGCSEDTADLLLRLQRGGVQFSSVEELFQLLELPAEQCRRWEPHLIVHWHGDAPPQPAAAPLDLNNASAEELQVLSWPEQRLQGLLRERRRAGFENLADLQERLCLPASAIEALIGRVCFEARRAGPSLPLH; encoded by the coding sequence ATGCCGCGCCGCCACTGGTTGGACCCCCTGGCCCGGCGGGTGCTGCAGGCCGCCGGTCAGTTGCCGACAGCGCCTGCAGCGACGCCTCCCCCAGCAGCCCCACTGGCCTGGACGATCGAGGTGAACCGCGCCAGCCGCGAGCAGTGGTTGCAGCTGCCCGGCTGCAGTGAGGACACCGCGGATCTGCTCTTGCGCCTGCAGCGGGGTGGGGTGCAGTTCAGCTCGGTGGAGGAGCTGTTCCAGCTGCTGGAGCTGCCGGCGGAGCAATGCCGCCGCTGGGAGCCCCATCTGATCGTGCACTGGCATGGCGATGCTCCCCCGCAACCCGCAGCCGCGCCGCTGGATCTCAACAACGCCAGCGCCGAGGAGTTGCAAGTCCTCAGCTGGCCTGAACAGCGTCTGCAGGGCCTGCTGCGGGAGCGGCGCCGCGCCGGGTTTGAGAACCTCGCCGACCTGCAGGAACGGCTCTGCCTGCCCGCCAGTGCCATCGAAGCCCTGATCGGTCGGGTCTGCTTCGAAGCCCGGCGCGCCGGGCCATCCCTGCCCCTGCACTGA
- a CDS encoding MFS transporter, which translates to MLAYGLGDAGTGLAATQLGFYLFPFFICAAGLPAFIAGSLLTVSKVWDALNDPLIGWLSDHTNSRWGPRLPWMLTAALPLGISLAAIWWVPPGDTVQRTTYYAVMAVLLMTAYTSVNLPYAALSTELTPDTALRTRLNAARFSGSILAGLSGLIVASVVLTDGGGGYLAMGRITGSIAAATTLLCCWGLAPYAKRAQRPVPNNEAPMQQLKRVLANPRFRKVLGLYLLLWFGLQLMQVVALIWLVQVVHVPANLSTWILLPFQIAALLGLQLWSNLSNRIGRVGTLRWGAGLWISACLLSMLFPPLAADPGLLQLLPLIGLIALVGVGAATAYLIPWSLLPDAIDADPGKPAGLYTAWMIFGQKLIIGLTMSVFGSLLSLTGYISSQGDCSGALSFIEQPDSALLAIRLCMGLIPAILVLIGLVVMRGWPDRGAHLQASAG; encoded by the coding sequence ATGCTGGCCTACGGCCTGGGTGATGCCGGCACCGGGCTTGCCGCCACCCAGCTCGGGTTCTATCTCTTCCCCTTTTTCATCTGCGCCGCAGGCCTGCCGGCCTTCATCGCCGGCTCCCTGCTCACGGTGAGCAAGGTCTGGGACGCGCTGAATGACCCGTTGATCGGCTGGCTCAGCGATCACACCAACAGCCGCTGGGGCCCGCGGCTGCCCTGGATGCTCACGGCCGCCCTGCCCCTGGGCATCAGTCTGGCGGCGATATGGTGGGTGCCCCCCGGCGACACGGTGCAGCGCACCACGTACTACGCCGTGATGGCGGTCTTGCTGATGACCGCTTACACCAGCGTCAACCTGCCCTACGCCGCCCTCAGCACCGAACTCACGCCGGACACCGCCCTTCGCACTCGCCTGAATGCGGCGCGGTTCAGCGGGTCGATCCTGGCGGGCCTGAGCGGACTGATCGTGGCCTCGGTGGTGCTCACCGATGGAGGCGGGGGCTACCTGGCCATGGGCCGAATCACCGGCAGCATCGCCGCCGCCACCACGCTGCTCTGCTGCTGGGGGCTGGCCCCCTACGCCAAGCGGGCCCAACGGCCGGTGCCCAACAACGAAGCGCCGATGCAACAGCTCAAACGGGTGCTGGCCAACCCCCGCTTCCGCAAGGTGCTGGGGCTCTACCTGCTGCTCTGGTTCGGCCTGCAACTGATGCAGGTGGTGGCCTTGATCTGGCTGGTGCAGGTGGTGCATGTGCCCGCCAACCTCTCCACCTGGATCCTGCTGCCCTTCCAGATCGCCGCCCTGCTGGGGCTTCAGCTGTGGAGCAACCTCAGCAACCGCATCGGCCGCGTGGGAACCCTGCGCTGGGGTGCGGGGCTATGGATCAGCGCCTGCCTGCTGTCGATGCTGTTCCCGCCTCTGGCGGCGGATCCCGGCCTGCTGCAACTGCTGCCCTTGATCGGACTGATTGCCCTGGTGGGGGTGGGCGCTGCCACCGCCTATCTGATCCCCTGGTCGCTGCTGCCCGACGCGATCGACGCTGATCCGGGCAAGCCTGCCGGGCTCTACACCGCCTGGATGATCTTCGGCCAGAAGCTGATCATCGGTCTCACCATGTCGGTGTTCGGCAGCCTGCTCTCGCTCACGGGCTACATCTCCAGCCAGGGCGACTGCAGTGGGGCGCTGAGTTTCATCGAACAGCCGGATTCAGCCCTGCTGGCGATCCGGCTCTGCATGGGTCTGATTCCTGCCATCCTTGTGCTGATTGGCCTTGTGGTGATGCGAGGCTGGCCAGACCGTGGCGCCCATCTGCAGGCCTCCGCCGGATGA
- a CDS encoding nucleotidyltransferase domain-containing protein, with amino-acid sequence MTVADIRRRKQAERLKGLHQQASSVLAEHPGASLWLFGSWARGDWDAFSDVDVLAVAPNRSQASELADAVLDLGMADDVLALTELEWQERRNGDDPYWRAIGLDAVRLGLS; translated from the coding sequence ATGACGGTTGCCGATATCCGCCGCCGCAAGCAGGCCGAGCGGCTCAAGGGACTGCATCAGCAGGCCAGCAGCGTGCTGGCTGAACATCCCGGCGCCAGCCTCTGGCTGTTCGGCTCCTGGGCCCGGGGCGACTGGGATGCCTTTTCGGATGTGGATGTGCTGGCCGTTGCCCCGAACCGCAGCCAGGCCAGCGAGCTGGCGGATGCGGTGCTGGATCTGGGAATGGCCGACGACGTGCTGGCGCTGACCGAGCTGGAATGGCAGGAGCGCCGCAACGGCGACGACCCCTACTGGCGCGCCATCGGCCTGGATGCCGTGCGGCTGGGGCTGTCATGA